The window GACTGAATGCatgcagagaaaaaaaaaacaattattatatGCATAGAAACAAATTAACCAAATAAGCAACTGtctattttgtttttaaaactattcactgagtCAGAATTCACTACATCACCAGGTAAGCCATTCCATGTCTCGAATATAcggttgaacaaaaaatattgtctctGTCTTGTGGCAAACTTttcctttttcaatttgaaagtgtGACCTCTCAACCGCGGATCATTGTTGAAGATGAGAAGTTCTCTATGGTTAGCATAATTGTACTTGGCTATACGGAAAGATATGACAAGATCCCCACGGAGTCGACGTTGGTCAAAAGCTATCAGTTGTGCCATCCTCAGTCTTTCGGGATACATTGAAACTTTAGCTGAAAAATTCGGAATTGTACACTCAAGAATTAAGCATACACCTATGGAAACAGGATTAAAATTgtttgaaggaaaaatttaCGAAAGTTTAAATTATAGAAATTTAATAGGCGCATTATCTTATATTGCTCAAGCAACCAGACCTGATATAATGTACGCAATAAACTATCTAAGTAGATTTCAAAATTGTTGTAGTGATACTCATTACAAACATGCTATACGCATTCTAATATACTTATACCATTCCAAGCATTTGAGTTTGCACTTTACTGGTGATTCTGATATTATGATTTGTGGTTATTCAGATTCTGACTGGGCAGGTGATCCAACTGATTCAAAGTCAACAACTGGATCAATAATTAAAGTTTTTGGAAATCCAATATTTTGGAAGACTGTAAAGCAAAAGTCAGTTTCA is drawn from Harmonia axyridis chromosome 7, icHarAxyr1.1, whole genome shotgun sequence and contains these coding sequences:
- the LOC123683913 gene encoding uncharacterized protein LOC123683913; amino-acid sequence: MTEPFDEKDLEILEQIKNTSAKVSMYPERLRMAQLIAFDQRRLRGDLVISFRIAKYNYANHRELLIFNNDPRLRGHTFKLKKEKFATRQRQYFLFNRIFETWNGLPGDVVNSDSVNSFKNKIDSCLFG